DNA from Globicephala melas chromosome 11, mGloMel1.2, whole genome shotgun sequence:
ATCCCTCTTTCTCTGTTTATGGAAACCTCACCTGTGTCATCTTTCTAAGCAGATGGATCTGTAAGGGAAGGGCATGTGCTGAATGGCGACAGTGCTTAAAATTATGCACTCTTGCAAAATtattattgaaaacattttaatctgCTTAATTTCAGTGCCCTGGGGCAAGGCCCCACCGTAATTACCAGGCTGGAGGGCAGGTGGGACGGCTCGGAAATCCCGGATGCCAGCCCCAGGGGTTGGGCCTTCATCTCACCGGGTAGGGATGGAAGTGGGCTGCCGGAGGAGGAGGTGCAAGAACCGGCCGAGGTGAGGTTAAGGGACTCCAGGAAACTGCTGGGCCAGGCCGACTGGGAGACACGGGGTCCCAGGAGGGCAGAGGCGTGGCCAGAAGCCAGGCAGTCCTGAGCACCAGCAAGCCAGACAGAGGGCGGCTGGGACACCAGGAGCACCATCGCGGGGGGGCCACTGGGGGGCGCCGCGCGGACGGGGTCGGGAGCACCCGCGCCCACCACACCAAAGAAGCTGCCGCTGGCTGCCAATGGGGGGCGCCGTCGTGGGGCCAGCCCCGGGAGCGGCATCGCAAGAGGAGCGCCGAGGCTTATTCGCTGCTTCTCGGAGATGGAGCTCTGGTGTGGGCCGCTGGCCGGCTGGCGCAGTCCCCCGCAGCCCCCGAACGTCCGCCCTTGCCCACGCCGGGCTCCTGCTGATGCTACTGctgttactgctgctgctgctgcggccCGCGAGTGCCGCCCCTCCGCTCCTCCCACAGGCCTGGCCTCCACCTCTGATCCTCTGCGTCCTTCCACAGGTTGCTTGGGCGCTGGCAAAGTGCCGGGGGCACTGTCCACGGATGCCCCCGCCGACCTTGACGCCCCCTGTGCCCCCAGTGCCACCTGTCCCTCAGGCGGACGTCGCTTCCCCCGGCAGGCTGCCACTAGCCAGCCGCCCAGGACCCTGCAGTACTGTGCTTCTAAAGCCGACGAGGATGAGTTCCTTTCCCGTGAGTACTGGGAGGAGGGTGCCCAAGCAGCCTGAGGACCTTAAGGGGCAGCGGAAGAAGGGGCACGGAGAGTGAGAGGGGACCTTCCTTTTACCAGtgcttattgagcacctgttgtgGGCCAGGCCTCCCATGCTGTCGAGGTAGGAGGCAAGGAAGGTGGGGGGAGCCTGGGGTGTGCTCATGTCCTGCCTCCCTGATGGTCTATGGGGACAGCACCTCTCCATCCGGCCCAGTCCCTGATCCAGGCTCCCAGCCAAGGCCTTAGGGGGTCTCCAGCATGGCTTCAGGGAGCCTTCCCTTGTGTGTCTCGGGGCACACCCACAAGGCATTCTCTCCATCAGTGGCTTCCAAGCATGTTGAAGTAAGACCCACATAAGAAATACTTCTCATCCTGGAACTGAGTGCACAGAATTTAACTGTCGCAGAAAGTCACACACAGGACCCAGCTGCACCCTGCTGTGCTATTCCCTCTCCTGCGTTAGCCTTTACAGCCGCTGGTGACAGCCCACTTACATTGATCTCACGATCCTCTAGTCCATTTGGAACACGTAGGAGCGGGACTGCTGTGGTGTTAGATATGTGCATCTTCAGTTTAaagaactttttctgtaaaatcttTTCCAGGGTGACTGCACCCATTGACCTTCCCTCCAGCAGTGAGTGAACAGTCTGGGGCCCtgctcctcaccaacacttgttatcagGGATATTTAGTTTTGCCTGGCAGGTGGTGGTGAGCAGAACCTCACTGTGACTTAAGTCCACACTTCCCTGAGGACTAATGGGGCTGAAGAGCTTCTGCATTTGTTTGCTATTGGGGTTTCGTCCTCAGATGTATGTGTTCTTGCACACTACCCATTTTTCTCTTAGGTCACCTGCCTTTCTCTCACTGAATCACAGGAGAAGGATCctagaggagggggaggggtcttCCTTGGCTGAAGTAAGGGAACCAGATGGAAACACAGATGGGTTTGTGAAGGGCCTGGCCAGAGCTGATGTCTGCTTGACCAGGACAAAGGAGCTAGTGGCGCACCAGGCTGGTCAGCTGGGAACGCCCTGGGGCCTAAGCTGTGGGACCAGAGAGAGGGATACCTGGGGAGTGCTGAGGCCCTTCTGAGGCTGGAGACCCCAGTCCTCATGTGAACAACATCATTATGTGATGACCAATGAAGAAGGAGAATCATTGGATGGGTGCAGGCCATCTAGAGAGGTGGGAGATCAggctgaggggaggaggagggagaggtgctGTGGAATGTAGCTGGAAGGGCCCATTCGTTATCAGGCTCCTTTCGTTTTCCTCCTTAGCCTGTGGCTTCTCCTATGAGCGGGACACCACCCTCAGGGATCCGGAGGCCATGGCTCGGCGGTGACCGTGGATGGTCAGTGTGCGGGCCAATGGCACATATCTGTGCAGGCACCCTCATTGCCTCCGAGTGGGTGCTGACCGTGGCCCACTGCATGATCCAGTGAGTCGGGGCctagatggatgggtggaaagTCATTGGAGCCACCAGGGCCCCAGTCATCTTGCCAGCTGGCCCATCAGTGGCAGACACCATAGTCCTAGCCCCACCTCACCCTAGCTCTGAGCAGGTGGGGGATGAGTCCTGCAGATTCCTTCCTGGGAGCCGGGGGTTTCCTCCCCTCACCTGGCCCCCTCCAGTCCTGTGCAGTCATTCCATAGATAGGAAACGGAGGCTTGCAGCCACTGTCTAGGCCTCCTTCCTCCTATCCGCAGAAAGAATGTCCTAATTCTTCTGCTCCACACCCTTTGTTTCACTtactcattccttccttcattcagccAACAGCCTCGGCACTCTTTGAAGCCAGGCCTGGCCTGGGCACTGGGGGCAGAAAAGGGCTGCACCACTCCTCTCAGGTTgctggggaagacagacaagaaGATAGATGCTCACAGGGGAGTCTGTTCAGGGTGGGAATGAGAGAGTGGGCATGCCCATGTTCTGGGGCCAGGGAGCGGCCTGAGGGTCACATCTGGCCATGAGGGCTGACCAGTGGAGAAGCGAGCTCCAAGCCTAAGGGACACGCTGAGAAAGTAGGCTGGAGGGCAAGGCAGCGCTGATTGCACAAGGTCTCTGTCACTTCCAGGGCCCAGCATGGGATGCTGGACAGAGTCCAGAGTTTGGAGCCAGAGAAAACTGGGTCCATGTCCCAGCTCCACACTTCTTAGCTGTGTAGCCTTGAGTCAGTCACTTGAGCCCCATTTTCCCTCTCCATAAAATGacgggttgttgtgaggactggaCCACACAGTGTGTGTGCAGGGCCCCCTTCACATCTGTTGTGAGGAGTGGGCTCTGGGGCTTGAAGCAGGTGGGTGGCCTACCTGGATTTGCTCAGGGTGCAACAGTGTGGTGGAGGGTAGGGGgtgcaggctggggtggggttcTTGGAGCTGATGGAGGACTCTCCTTGCTGTTCCCCTAGGAGTGATGTTACCTATTCAGTGTGGGTGGGGAGTCCATGGGTTGACCAGATATCCAAGTCTACTGTCGACGTCCTGGTGCAGCATGTCATCGTGAACAGCCATTATCGGTCCCATCGGTACTGGTCCGGGGTCGGCCGGGCCAATGACATTGCCCTCCTTAAGCTTGAGCGGCCACTCAACTACAACAAGTATGTCTGGCCCATCTGCCTGCCTGGCTTGGACTCTGCGCTAAAGGACCACGCCCTCTGCACTGTGACAGGCTGGGGACTCCCCAGGGTTGATGGTGAGTCGGAGCCTCCCCACAGCAGGGTGGGTGGTGTGGGAGAGGACCTGGGTGCAGGCCAGGGTCTACCGTGGGCAGATATTTCTGAGACACCTCCCCCAGggaccccatccccacccccatcaggcTCTCGTCTCTGAGGTCTCTTTCCCTTTGAGGGTCTCAGCAGTGAATGTATCATGGCCATTTAGGCCTTAGGGGACCCAGATTGCCCTTGAACCCTCAGACCCAGGCCAGGGTTGTAAATAGGACTTCCTTGAAGGTAGAGGGGGCACAGAGTAGTATCTTGCTGTCTGCACACAATCCCAGGGCATCCGTGTCTTGAAGCAGAACAGCCAAGGTGAGAGGAGCAGGATTCTGTGTCTGTAAAAGGCTCCCCAGAAGATCCCATGTGGCTGGCTAAGGGCAATCTGCACCCAGAAGGTGGGAGTCACTGAGGGTCCACTCATGACTCCCTCCTGCAGCAGTGGCCCTCAATCGCTCATCATCCCAATTTAGGAGCCCAAAGGGCAGGACGGGAGTGTTGTCCCAGGGCCGTCCAAGGGACCATTTCCTTATGAGCCCTAGGAATGTCCATTTCCTTCAGGGAACCCCTATTCTTTTCCCACAAGAGAGGCGCCCTTCCTTGTGGCCTCACAGAGCCAGCTTGCCTGAAAGCACCCACAGGGTCTCCAGCCTAGGGTGGGGTGGCTTTTTGTCATGCCTTCCATGGCCTATCTGAGGAATGGCTGGGAATGGTTGGAAGTCACCTGTCCCCTAGGAGCTCAGACTAGGGACAGAGATACAATTGAGAGAACAGGGAGGGGAGTAAAGAGTGCCTGAGACCCACGGAGGGGAGTCTAGGGAAGCTTAGAGAAGGAAGTAGGCCTTTGGGGAAAGCTTGAAGAAAAGGCAGGATTTGGACCTTAGATGGGCCTGGTAGGCTTTGGGGATAGAAGGAACACAAGAGCCAAGATGCTGAGATCAGAATGGACTCAATGGATAGTACTCTGCAGGATGTGAGACCAGGTCCAACAAGGCCAGATCATGGGTAGCCTGCTCCCAAGGTCTCTATGTCAAGGGGCCCTTGGGAGGCATCAACTGGAGTGGTGGGTGGCCTATGCCTGGAGAGATCTCCAGAGCTGCTGTGTGGCAAGGAG
Protein-coding regions in this window:
- the PRSS50 gene encoding LOW QUALITY PROTEIN: probable threonine protease PRSS50 (The sequence of the model RefSeq protein was modified relative to this genomic sequence to represent the inferred CDS: inserted 4 bases in 2 codons; substituted 3 bases at 3 genomic stop codons), whose product is MLLLLLLLLLRPASCLGAGKVPGALSTDAPADLDAPCAPSATCPSGGRRFPRQAATSQPPRTLQYCASKADEDEFLSPCGFSYERDTTLRDPEAMARRXPWMVSVRANGXHICAGTLIASEWVLTVAHCMIQSDVTYSVWVGSPWVDQISKSTVDVLVQHVIVNSHYRSHRYWSGVGRANDIALLKLERPLNYNKYVWPICLPGLDSALKDHALCTVTGWGLPRVDGMWPQFRTIQDKEVTILNSTECESLYHRFSKIPXLIQIINSQMISAKDVNRNSFAMXISGEPLACPVESIWYLVGMVSWGPGCKKSKALPIYLHISSCQXWERLNGQTLPAPSRALLLALLLPLNLLAVL